The Gordonia sp. KTR9 genome contains a region encoding:
- a CDS encoding acyl-CoA dehydrogenase family protein, with the protein MQRRIFTEDHESFRKTVRDFIAKEVAPVYHDWEKQGHPPREFYNRLGELGVLGIEAPEEYGGGGVSDFTYSMVIAEETSAAGVTFGSYSVHSNLILPYLVEYATDEQKQRWLPGFCSGELMFAIAMTEPGTGSDLANISTTAKLSEDGSHYVLDGAKTFITGGALADRVLVVARTAPFDPENRRAGLSILVVDTKSEGFSVGRKIEKIGLKASDTAELSFSSVEVPVSDRLGEEGAGFSYLAHNLAQERLTIAVGASATAAAAVQHAIAYTKERDVFGKPVAAFQNTKFVLAECSAEVEAIRAIVDRALELHNEGELTVPDAARAKLFATETAGKVIDKCLQLHGGYGYVLEYPIARLYADTRVTRIYGGTSEVMKTIIAKDLGL; encoded by the coding sequence ATGCAGCGTCGCATCTTCACCGAGGACCACGAATCGTTCCGCAAGACAGTCCGGGACTTCATCGCCAAGGAGGTCGCGCCCGTCTATCACGACTGGGAGAAACAGGGACATCCGCCGCGTGAGTTCTACAACCGTCTCGGCGAACTCGGCGTCCTGGGCATCGAGGCGCCCGAGGAGTACGGCGGCGGCGGTGTCTCCGACTTCACCTACTCGATGGTGATCGCCGAGGAGACCTCGGCCGCGGGTGTCACCTTCGGCAGCTACTCGGTGCACTCGAACCTGATCCTCCCCTACCTCGTCGAGTACGCCACCGACGAGCAGAAGCAGCGCTGGCTGCCCGGATTCTGTTCCGGCGAGCTGATGTTCGCGATCGCGATGACCGAACCCGGCACCGGTTCTGATCTCGCCAACATCTCGACCACCGCCAAGCTGTCCGAGGACGGATCGCACTACGTACTCGACGGCGCGAAGACGTTCATCACCGGCGGCGCACTCGCCGATCGCGTCCTCGTCGTCGCCCGGACCGCACCCTTCGATCCCGAGAACCGTCGTGCCGGATTGTCGATCCTGGTGGTGGACACCAAGTCCGAGGGATTCTCGGTCGGCCGCAAGATCGAGAAGATCGGACTCAAGGCCTCCGACACCGCCGAGCTCTCGTTCAGTTCGGTCGAGGTTCCCGTGTCCGACCGGCTCGGCGAGGAGGGAGCCGGGTTCTCGTACCTGGCGCACAACCTCGCGCAGGAACGACTCACCATCGCCGTCGGGGCGTCGGCCACCGCCGCGGCAGCCGTCCAGCATGCGATCGCCTACACCAAGGAGCGCGACGTCTTCGGCAAACCCGTTGCCGCGTTCCAGAACACCAAGTTCGTGCTCGCCGAGTGCTCTGCCGAGGTCGAGGCGATCCGCGCGATCGTCGACCGCGCACTCGAACTCCACAACGAGGGCGAACTCACCGTCCCGGACGCGGCCCGCGCGAAGCTGTTCGCCACCGAGACCGCCGGCAAGGTCATCGACAAGTGCCTGCAGTTGCACGGCGGGTACGGCTACGTCCTGGAGTACCCGATCGCCCGGCTGTACGCAGACACCCGCGTCACCCGCATCTACGGTGGCACCAGCGAGGTCATGAAGACGATCATCGCCAAGGACCTCGGCCTGTAG
- a CDS encoding SDR family NAD(P)-dependent oxidoreductase — translation MELNGLSVAITGGASGLGLATARRVIDAGGLVTLIDLPTSDGQAVADGLGTAASFAAADITDPEQFAAALDVADDRGGLRGLVHCAGAGRRMRILDKEGRAGSVEDFEFVVKLNLVGSFHALSLGAERIARLDPIEGERGAIIMTASVAAFEGQIGQINYAASKAGIVGMTLVAARDLAGKLIRVNTIAPGTMDTPLLARLRDDVRASLEASIPHPARLGRPEEFGQLAASILENSYLNGETIRLDGAIRMAPR, via the coding sequence ATGGAACTCAACGGACTGTCGGTGGCGATCACCGGTGGCGCATCCGGTCTCGGCCTCGCGACGGCCCGACGTGTCATCGACGCCGGCGGCCTGGTCACCCTGATCGATCTGCCGACCTCGGACGGACAGGCCGTGGCCGACGGACTCGGCACCGCGGCCTCGTTCGCCGCCGCCGACATCACCGATCCCGAACAGTTCGCCGCCGCACTCGATGTCGCCGACGACCGCGGTGGCCTGCGCGGACTGGTGCACTGTGCCGGAGCCGGCCGGCGCATGCGCATCCTCGACAAGGAGGGCAGGGCGGGTTCGGTCGAGGACTTCGAGTTCGTCGTCAAGCTGAACCTCGTCGGGTCGTTCCATGCGCTCTCGCTGGGCGCGGAACGCATCGCGCGGCTCGATCCGATCGAGGGCGAACGCGGCGCCATCATCATGACCGCGTCGGTCGCGGCGTTCGAGGGACAGATCGGCCAGATCAACTATGCGGCATCGAAGGCGGGCATCGTCGGGATGACGCTGGTCGCCGCCCGCGACCTGGCCGGCAAGCTCATCCGGGTGAACACCATCGCTCCCGGCACGATGGACACCCCGCTGCTGGCGCGCCTGCGCGACGACGTGCGTGCGTCACTGGAGGCGAGCATCCCCCATCCGGCACGACTGGGCCGGCCGGAGGAATTCGGGCAGCTCGCGGCCTCGATCCTGGAGAACTCCTATCTCAACGGCGAGACCATCCGCCTCGACGGGGCGATCCGGATGGCACCGCGCTGA
- a CDS encoding acyl-CoA dehydrogenase family protein: MTGVMQPASTSQVGPEDFADILAATREFVREVVVPREQEILDTDAIPDDIRQTAKDMGLFGYAIPQEWGGLGLDLTQDVELAMELGYTSLALRSMFGTNNGIAGQVLVHFGTDEQKTAWLEKIASGEVVASFALTEPGAGSDPAGLRTKAVRDGDDWVITGEKRFITNAPLADLFVVFARTRPADDDGTGIAVFLVPADAAGLSVGAKDRKMGQEGAWTADVHFDDVRVPASALVGGSEDVGYKAAMMSLARGRVHIAALSVGTAQRALDESVSWAATATQGGTAIGEFQLVQAMLADQQSGVMAGRALVREAARAWVDDTDRRIAPSAAKLFCTEMVGKVADLAVQIHGGSGYMRDVPVERIYREVRLLRLYEGTSEIQRLIIGRNLVKRAQR, from the coding sequence ATGACCGGTGTGATGCAACCAGCCTCGACCTCCCAGGTGGGACCCGAGGATTTCGCCGACATTCTCGCCGCGACGCGTGAGTTCGTCCGCGAGGTGGTGGTCCCGCGTGAGCAGGAGATCCTCGACACGGACGCGATCCCGGACGACATCCGCCAGACGGCCAAGGACATGGGTCTTTTCGGCTACGCCATCCCGCAGGAATGGGGCGGTCTGGGCCTCGACCTGACCCAGGACGTCGAACTCGCGATGGAACTGGGATACACCTCCCTGGCGCTGCGGTCGATGTTCGGCACCAACAACGGCATCGCCGGCCAGGTACTCGTGCACTTCGGCACCGATGAGCAGAAGACCGCGTGGCTGGAGAAGATCGCGTCCGGCGAGGTGGTCGCCTCGTTCGCACTGACGGAGCCGGGGGCCGGCTCCGACCCGGCCGGACTGCGCACGAAGGCCGTCCGCGACGGCGACGACTGGGTGATCACCGGCGAGAAACGGTTCATCACCAACGCCCCGCTGGCCGATCTGTTCGTCGTGTTCGCCCGAACCCGCCCGGCCGACGACGACGGCACCGGCATCGCAGTGTTCCTCGTCCCCGCCGACGCCGCGGGGCTCAGCGTGGGCGCCAAGGACCGCAAGATGGGCCAGGAGGGCGCCTGGACCGCCGACGTGCACTTCGACGATGTACGTGTCCCGGCGTCGGCGCTGGTCGGTGGCAGCGAGGACGTGGGCTACAAGGCCGCGATGATGAGCCTGGCGCGCGGCCGGGTTCACATCGCCGCCCTCTCGGTGGGCACCGCGCAGCGCGCCCTCGACGAGTCGGTGTCGTGGGCCGCGACGGCGACCCAGGGCGGTACCGCGATCGGCGAGTTCCAGTTGGTACAGGCCATGCTCGCCGACCAGCAGTCCGGCGTGATGGCCGGGCGAGCACTGGTCCGCGAAGCGGCCCGCGCCTGGGTCGACGACACCGACCGGCGCATCGCCCCGTCCGCCGCCAAGCTGTTCTGCACCGAGATGGTCGGCAAGGTCGCCGATCTCGCGGTACAGATCCACGGCGGCAGCGGCTACATGCGCGACGTCCCGGTGGAGCGCATCTACCGCGAGGTGCGGTTGCTCCGCCTGTACGAGGGCACCAGCGAGATCCAGCGGCTCATCATCGGACGCAACCTGGTCAAGCGCGCCCAGCGCTGA
- a CDS encoding acyl-CoA dehydrogenase family protein: MTRLAQTLGLTEIQTEILSNVRSFVDKQIIPTAQELEHADEYPQAIVDGMAEMGLFGLMIPEEYGGLGESLLTYALCVEELARGWMSVSGVINTHFIVAYMIRQHGTDDQKQRFLPRMATGEVRGAFSMSEPELGSDVAAIKTSAKRDGDDGYIIDGQKMWLTNGGSSTLVAALVRTDEGNEKPHKNLTTFLVEKAAGFGEVRPGLTIPRKLDKMGYKGIDTTELIFDGYRAPASDILGGEPGRGFAHMMDGVEVGRVNVSARACGIAQRAFELGVKYAQQRSTFGKPIAEHQAIAFSLAEMATKVEAAHLMMVNAARLKDSGERNDVAAGMAKYLCSEYCAEVTQASFRIHGGYGYSKEFEIERLMRDAPFLLIGEGTSEIQKQIISKGLLREYREK; the protein is encoded by the coding sequence ATGACCCGCCTCGCGCAGACCTTGGGCCTCACCGAGATCCAGACCGAGATCCTGTCCAACGTCCGCTCGTTCGTCGACAAACAGATCATCCCCACCGCGCAGGAGCTCGAGCACGCCGACGAGTACCCGCAGGCCATCGTCGACGGCATGGCCGAGATGGGCTTGTTCGGTCTGATGATCCCCGAGGAGTACGGCGGGCTCGGCGAATCCCTGCTGACCTATGCGCTGTGCGTCGAGGAACTCGCGCGCGGCTGGATGAGTGTGTCCGGGGTGATCAACACCCATTTCATCGTGGCGTACATGATCCGGCAGCACGGGACCGACGACCAGAAGCAGCGGTTCCTCCCCCGGATGGCGACCGGCGAGGTGCGCGGCGCGTTCTCGATGTCCGAACCGGAACTGGGGTCGGACGTGGCGGCGATCAAGACGAGCGCCAAGCGCGACGGAGACGACGGATACATCATCGACGGGCAGAAGATGTGGCTGACCAACGGCGGGTCGTCGACTCTCGTTGCCGCGCTGGTCCGGACCGACGAGGGCAACGAGAAGCCGCACAAGAACCTGACCACCTTCCTCGTCGAAAAGGCCGCCGGTTTCGGCGAGGTGCGGCCCGGGCTGACGATTCCGCGGAAGCTGGACAAGATGGGCTACAAGGGCATCGACACCACCGAGCTGATCTTCGACGGTTATCGCGCACCCGCGTCCGACATCCTCGGCGGCGAGCCCGGCCGCGGGTTCGCGCACATGATGGACGGCGTCGAGGTCGGCCGCGTCAACGTCTCCGCCCGCGCGTGCGGGATCGCCCAGCGCGCATTCGAACTCGGCGTGAAGTACGCGCAGCAGCGATCCACGTTCGGCAAGCCCATCGCCGAACACCAGGCCATCGCGTTCTCGCTGGCCGAGATGGCGACGAAAGTCGAGGCCGCACACCTGATGATGGTCAATGCGGCACGCCTGAAGGACTCGGGCGAGCGCAACGACGTCGCCGCCGGAATGGCCAAGTACCTGTGCAGCGAGTACTGCGCCGAGGTCACCCAGGCCAGCTTTCGAATCCACGGTGGCTACGGCTATTCGAAGGAGTTCGAGATCGAGCGGCTGATGCGCGACGCGCCCTTCCTGCTGATCGGCGAGGGCACCAGCGAAATACAGAAACAGATCATCTCCAAGGGACTCCTGCGCGAATATCGCGAGAAGTGA
- a CDS encoding thiolase family protein — MRDAVIVDAVRAPIGRRRGALSGIHPADLSAHVLEALVERTGIDPAVVDDVVWGCVSQTAEQAGNVARTAVLAAGWPESVPGTTVTRACGSSQQAVSMAAAAVASGQQDVVIAGGVESMSRVPMGSAAPNGEHQPPTVLDRYGVDRFSQGIGAEMVAAKWGLDRTRLDEYSLRSHDLAAQAADRGAFDAQLAPIPGVLEGDEGIRRGGTLESLAKLAPAFSEDGVIHAGNSSQISDGSGALLIMSGETAKSHGLTPIARIHTAVVAADDPVIMLTGPIPATAKALKRSGLSIDDIGAFEINEAFAPVPLAWQAETGADIERLNPLGGAIAVGHPLGGSGAILMTRLVHNMRDNGIRYGLQSMCEAGGMANATILELL; from the coding sequence ATGCGTGATGCAGTGATCGTCGACGCGGTCCGCGCGCCCATCGGCCGCCGTCGCGGCGCCCTGTCCGGGATCCATCCCGCCGACCTGTCCGCCCATGTACTCGAGGCGCTCGTCGAGCGGACCGGCATCGATCCGGCTGTCGTCGACGACGTCGTCTGGGGCTGCGTCAGCCAGACCGCCGAGCAAGCGGGCAACGTCGCGCGAACGGCCGTGCTCGCCGCCGGCTGGCCCGAGAGTGTCCCCGGAACCACCGTCACGCGCGCCTGCGGGTCGAGCCAGCAGGCGGTCAGCATGGCGGCCGCGGCGGTCGCCTCGGGCCAGCAGGACGTCGTCATCGCCGGCGGCGTCGAGTCGATGAGCCGGGTCCCGATGGGCAGCGCCGCGCCGAACGGCGAGCACCAGCCGCCCACGGTCCTCGACCGTTACGGCGTCGACAGGTTCAGCCAGGGGATCGGCGCCGAGATGGTCGCCGCGAAGTGGGGATTGGATCGCACTCGCCTCGACGAGTACTCGCTGCGATCACACGACCTCGCCGCGCAGGCGGCCGACCGCGGCGCCTTCGACGCCCAGCTGGCCCCGATCCCGGGAGTGCTCGAGGGCGACGAGGGAATCCGGCGCGGCGGCACCCTCGAGTCGTTGGCCAAGCTCGCGCCGGCCTTCAGCGAGGACGGCGTCATCCACGCCGGCAACTCCTCGCAGATCTCCGACGGGTCCGGTGCCCTGTTGATCATGTCCGGCGAGACCGCGAAGTCGCACGGTCTCACGCCGATCGCCCGAATCCACACCGCGGTCGTCGCCGCCGATGATCCGGTGATCATGCTGACCGGGCCGATCCCGGCAACGGCGAAGGCGCTCAAGCGTTCGGGGCTGTCGATCGACGACATCGGCGCCTTCGAGATCAACGAGGCGTTTGCCCCGGTGCCACTGGCCTGGCAGGCCGAGACCGGCGCCGACATCGAGAGACTCAACCCGCTGGGCGGCGCGATCGCGGTCGGCCACCCCCTGGGCGGGTCCGGCGCGATCCTCATGACTCGGCTCGTCCATAACATGCGGGACAACGGGATTCGATACGGACTGCAGTCGATGTGCGAGGCCGGCGGGATGGCCAACGCCACCATTCTCGAACTGCTCTGA
- a CDS encoding crotonase/enoyl-CoA hydratase family protein, protein MSAVLTEFADGVAVITINRPEAKNAVNLEVSEGIAAAIDELESRDDLTIGILTGAGGTFCAGMDLKAFARGEQVSLKGRGFGGLTEAPPSKPLIAAVEGWALAGGCELALSADLVVAASNSKFGIPEVKRGLAAAAGGLLRLPKILPYQVAMELALTGDPLTAERAHQFGLVNRVTEPGEALAGARELAAVIAANGPLAVRATKQVTSMAIRYTDPELIKKQWDHLGPVFASDDAREGAVAFAEKRAPRWTGK, encoded by the coding sequence ATGAGTGCAGTGCTCACCGAGTTCGCCGACGGCGTCGCCGTCATCACGATCAATCGTCCCGAAGCGAAGAACGCCGTGAATCTCGAGGTCTCCGAGGGCATCGCCGCCGCGATCGACGAACTCGAGTCGCGCGACGACCTCACCATCGGGATCCTCACCGGCGCCGGCGGCACGTTCTGCGCCGGAATGGACCTCAAGGCCTTCGCCCGCGGCGAGCAGGTGTCGCTGAAGGGCCGCGGGTTCGGCGGCCTCACCGAGGCGCCACCCAGCAAGCCCCTCATCGCCGCGGTCGAGGGCTGGGCGCTGGCCGGGGGATGCGAACTCGCGCTGTCGGCAGACCTCGTCGTCGCGGCGAGCAATTCCAAGTTCGGCATCCCCGAGGTCAAGCGCGGACTCGCCGCCGCGGCCGGCGGACTGCTCCGCCTGCCGAAGATCCTGCCGTACCAGGTCGCGATGGAGCTCGCGCTGACCGGCGACCCGCTCACCGCCGAACGCGCCCATCAGTTCGGACTGGTCAACCGCGTCACCGAGCCCGGTGAGGCGCTCGCCGGCGCACGCGAACTGGCCGCCGTCATCGCGGCCAACGGCCCGCTCGCCGTCCGTGCCACCAAACAGGTCACCTCGATGGCCATCCGCTACACCGATCCCGAACTGATCAAGAAGCAATGGGATCATCTCGGCCCGGTGTTCGCCTCCGACGACGCGAGAGAGGGTGCCGTCGCCTTCGCCGAGAAGCGGGCGCCGCGATGGACCGGCAAGTGA
- a CDS encoding LysR family transcriptional regulator — MESRQVEYFLAVVENKGIGGAASALGVAQPTVSQALRALERELGVQLFHRIGRGMVLSAAGRTMVGPARQIVRDMDAVDDLLSASEDELTGHLDILAFAATAVGPVVDLVTRFRAAYPRVSVRLGELRDETRAASAIEDGHCEFAVAHLPIAGDDLEVIVMGEHEHVLVYPPGTEVAEGPIPLNNLPPIPMVFVPRGYSVADEFEEAIRVGGVRPPLAVLSEIREERLPMVESGIGGTLLERSVAESADSPVVIREIEPNVVRPFAIAFHPPSLSAVGQAFVDLVRESVG; from the coding sequence ATGGAATCGCGGCAGGTCGAGTACTTCCTGGCGGTGGTGGAGAACAAGGGCATCGGTGGTGCGGCCTCGGCTCTCGGCGTCGCTCAACCCACTGTGTCCCAAGCACTCCGGGCGCTCGAACGCGAACTCGGGGTGCAGCTGTTCCACCGCATCGGCCGTGGGATGGTGCTCTCGGCGGCCGGGCGGACGATGGTCGGTCCCGCACGTCAGATCGTCCGCGACATGGATGCCGTCGACGACCTTCTCTCGGCGTCGGAGGACGAACTCACCGGTCATCTCGACATCCTCGCCTTCGCCGCCACCGCCGTCGGACCCGTCGTCGACCTCGTCACCCGGTTCCGTGCCGCGTATCCACGAGTGTCGGTGCGGCTGGGCGAGTTACGCGACGAGACCAGGGCCGCGTCGGCGATCGAGGACGGTCACTGCGAGTTCGCCGTCGCTCACCTGCCGATCGCCGGTGACGACCTCGAGGTCATCGTGATGGGTGAACACGAACACGTCCTGGTCTACCCACCCGGCACCGAGGTGGCCGAGGGCCCGATCCCGTTGAACAACCTGCCGCCGATCCCGATGGTCTTCGTGCCGCGCGGCTACTCGGTGGCCGACGAGTTCGAGGAGGCCATCCGTGTCGGCGGCGTCCGGCCGCCGCTCGCCGTGCTGTCGGAGATCCGCGAGGAACGGCTCCCCATGGTGGAGTCCGGGATCGGCGGCACGCTCCTCGAGCGGTCCGTCGCGGAGTCGGCGGACTCCCCGGTCGTCATCCGCGAGATCGAACCGAATGTCGTGCGTCCCTTCGCGATCGCCTTTCACCCGCCGTCCCTGTCGGCCGTCGGCCAGGCGTTCGTCGACCTCGTGCGCGAATCGGTGGGATGA
- a CDS encoding LysR family transcriptional regulator has translation MDLHLVTYFVAVVDHGGITKAAQSLYISQPSLSQAIRTLEKRLGVTLFDRTGRRLELTEAGRKLDVAARRILADVDRAKAKVDAVRELRAGRVDVVTYAAFSVDPVVNVVRLFRERFPHLSVRVVSADSPAGVLSALRSGEAEVGIMDSTAEHATFTAIPMAEQELVVAAPAPLADGLPDPIPHSAVRSLPLVIDHSDPITAGLLDGLLDEDGRNVAVDCQLPSAVWSLVKKGTGATVLPFTVAERQLAGLRRLALDPPLTRAWGLVLRSGLPSPAALAFISAAKVHCGIAPDPAEPRDW, from the coding sequence GTGGACCTGCACCTCGTGACCTACTTCGTCGCCGTGGTCGACCACGGCGGCATCACGAAGGCCGCCCAGTCCCTCTACATCTCACAGCCGTCGCTGTCCCAGGCCATCCGCACGCTCGAGAAGCGCCTCGGCGTCACGTTGTTCGACCGCACCGGGCGCCGCCTCGAACTCACCGAGGCCGGACGCAAACTCGACGTCGCCGCCCGCCGCATCCTGGCCGACGTCGACCGTGCCAAGGCCAAGGTCGACGCGGTTCGCGAGCTGCGTGCCGGCCGCGTCGACGTCGTGACCTACGCGGCATTCAGCGTGGATCCCGTGGTCAACGTCGTGCGTCTGTTCCGGGAACGCTTCCCGCACTTGTCGGTACGGGTCGTCTCCGCGGACAGCCCCGCAGGAGTGCTGTCGGCGCTGCGATCCGGCGAGGCCGAGGTCGGGATCATGGACTCGACCGCCGAGCACGCGACTTTCACCGCCATCCCGATGGCCGAGCAGGAACTGGTCGTCGCGGCGCCGGCGCCGCTCGCCGACGGACTGCCGGATCCGATACCGCACTCGGCGGTGCGCTCACTACCCCTCGTCATCGATCACAGCGACCCGATCACGGCGGGGCTCCTCGACGGGCTCCTCGACGAGGACGGAAGGAACGTGGCGGTCGACTGCCAGCTGCCTTCCGCGGTGTGGAGTCTGGTCAAGAAGGGAACGGGGGCAACGGTTCTCCCCTTCACCGTGGCCGAACGACAGCTCGCGGGACTGCGGCGACTCGCGCTCGACCCGCCGCTGACGCGGGCGTGGGGACTCGTGCTGCGATCCGGGCTCCCCTCGCCGGCCGCCCTCGCCTTCATCTCCGCGGCGAAGGTCCACTGCGGGATCGCTCCGGATCCCGCCGAACCACGGGACTGGTGA
- the fabG gene encoding 3-oxoacyl-ACP reductase FabG, translating to MSRTTAQPLLEGRTAVVTGGAQGIGFEIARSFVEAGARVVLGDLGLDAAQAAADELGGSEVARAVRCDVVDAGEVDALLATAVEVFGSLDVVVNNAGITRDATMRTMTEEDFDQVISVHLKGTWNGTRKAAAIMREAKRGAIVNISSLSGKVGMVGQTNYSAAKAGIVGLTKAAAKEMAHHGVRVNAIQPGLIRSAMTEAMPQKAWDQKMAEIPMRRVGEVGEVASVALFLASDMSSYMTGTVLEVTGGRFM from the coding sequence ATGTCACGCACCACCGCGCAGCCGCTGCTCGAAGGACGTACCGCCGTCGTGACCGGCGGCGCGCAGGGCATCGGTTTCGAGATCGCCAGATCGTTCGTCGAGGCCGGCGCTCGAGTCGTGCTCGGCGATCTCGGCCTCGACGCCGCGCAGGCTGCCGCGGACGAACTCGGCGGCAGCGAGGTGGCCCGGGCGGTGCGGTGTGACGTCGTCGACGCGGGCGAGGTCGACGCACTGCTGGCGACGGCGGTCGAGGTCTTCGGATCTCTCGACGTCGTGGTGAACAACGCGGGGATCACCCGGGACGCCACGATGCGCACGATGACCGAGGAGGATTTCGACCAGGTCATCTCGGTGCATCTCAAAGGCACCTGGAACGGCACGCGTAAGGCGGCGGCGATCATGCGCGAGGCCAAGCGCGGTGCGATCGTGAACATCTCGTCGCTGTCGGGCAAGGTCGGCATGGTCGGGCAGACGAACTACTCGGCGGCCAAGGCGGGCATCGTCGGCCTCACCAAGGCCGCGGCCAAGGAGATGGCCCATCACGGCGTACGGGTCAACGCGATACAGCCCGGTCTGATCCGGTCGGCGATGACCGAGGCGATGCCGCAGAAGGCCTGGGACCAGAAGATGGCGGAGATCCCGATGCGACGCGTCGGCGAGGTCGGTGAGGTCGCGAGCGTCGCATTGTTCCTGGCGTCGGACATGTCGTCGTACATGACGGGCACCGTCCTCGAGGTGACCGGCGGCCGCTTCATGTGA
- a CDS encoding acetyl-CoA C-acetyltransferase has product MRDVVICEPVRTPIGRYGGMFKNLTAVDLGVAALTGMLDRTGLDPGKVEDVILGHCNGNSEAPALGRVIALDAGLPITVGGMHIDRRCGSGLQAVIQAAYQVSSGDNDVVVAGGAESMSNASFYSVDMRWGGARTGIAMHDSLVRARSTAGGKNYPVPGGMIETAENLREEYEISREEQDELAVASHERAVRAQKDGVLAEEIIPVTVPSRGRDQVIDTDEHPRPDVSVESLSKLKPIMGKTDPDATVTAGNASGQNDAASMAIVTTSEVAEELGLRPLVKLVSWGLAGVPPRTMGIGPVPATEKALAKAGLTLADIDVIELNEAFAAQALAVTREWGFGRFGAGGDFDRTNVHGSGISLGHPVGATGGRMLASLARELHRRGARYGLETMCIGGGQGLAAVFERVG; this is encoded by the coding sequence ATGCGCGACGTGGTCATCTGCGAACCGGTACGGACCCCGATCGGCCGCTACGGCGGGATGTTCAAGAATCTCACCGCCGTCGATCTCGGGGTCGCCGCGTTGACGGGGATGCTCGATCGCACCGGACTCGACCCGGGGAAGGTCGAGGACGTCATCCTCGGTCACTGCAACGGCAACAGTGAGGCGCCCGCCCTGGGACGAGTGATCGCCCTCGACGCGGGGTTGCCGATCACGGTGGGCGGCATGCACATCGACCGTCGTTGCGGCTCGGGACTGCAGGCCGTCATCCAGGCCGCATACCAGGTGTCGTCGGGCGACAACGACGTCGTGGTCGCCGGTGGTGCCGAATCGATGAGCAATGCGTCGTTCTACTCGGTGGACATGCGGTGGGGTGGTGCACGAACCGGGATCGCCATGCACGACAGTCTGGTTCGCGCCCGCTCGACCGCCGGCGGAAAGAACTACCCGGTGCCCGGCGGCATGATCGAGACGGCCGAGAACCTGCGCGAGGAGTATGAGATCTCCCGGGAAGAGCAGGACGAGCTGGCTGTGGCATCGCACGAACGAGCGGTCCGCGCTCAGAAGGACGGCGTCCTGGCCGAGGAGATCATCCCGGTCACCGTTCCCTCGCGAGGACGCGACCAGGTCATCGACACCGACGAGCATCCGCGCCCCGATGTCTCGGTGGAATCGTTGTCTAAGCTCAAGCCGATCATGGGCAAGACCGACCCGGATGCGACGGTGACGGCGGGCAACGCCAGCGGCCAGAACGACGCCGCGTCGATGGCGATCGTGACCACGTCCGAGGTCGCCGAGGAGCTGGGTCTGCGCCCGCTGGTCAAGCTCGTGTCCTGGGGTCTGGCCGGGGTACCGCCGCGCACCATGGGGATCGGGCCGGTGCCGGCGACCGAGAAGGCCCTCGCGAAGGCCGGACTGACGCTCGCCGACATCGACGTCATCGAACTCAACGAGGCCTTCGCCGCGCAGGCGCTCGCTGTCACCCGCGAATGGGGTTTCGGCCGGTTCGGCGCCGGCGGCGATTTCGATCGCACCAACGTCCATGGCTCGGGAATCTCACTGGGACATCCGGTCGGGGCCACCGGCGGCCGCATGCTGGCCTCGCTGGCGCGCGAGCTGCACCGGCGCGGGGCGCGTTACGGTCTGGAGACGATGTGCATCGGCGGTGGTCAGGGACTCGCGGCGGTCTTCGAACGCGTCGGCTGA